The genomic segment tagtagtagtagtagtaatatataaatacaaataaaagcatACACATTTAATTGATATCCACCCGgatgtgttttccttttaaatttACATTGTTAAACTGGGATTAGTTACTTTAAAGTTTAGACATGTTTCATGGACTGTACCTTTAATCACCAGAGACGCTACTGCGCATGCGCGTGAGTCTCATAACACCCACAACAAAAGGCTGTGTAACATTCACATCGTCAACACGGTGATTTCCCAAAGtattaaaaacacaagcaaCTGTCGCGTCACCTTCCACTGACACGTTTCCACGTTCTGTCTGCTTTTCGAACGGATGTCGTGTCGTCGCCACACACATCACGCACGAGAGCTAGCTAACATGAAGCTAGTTTGACAGTGACGTTGGCCCACAAACCTTCACTGTGCAGGACAATCGTAGATTTTCACTAAGTGACAGATTCAGCTTCTGTCAACAAACTGTTCAGTCCTGTCAGATACGATCGGGATTCTCTGTTTACGCTCCTCCGTCCGAGCTACGCACGGTGCCCGGCTGTGTGGACGGGGTTTACCTTTTGCTGGAGATCGTCAGACTGAAGGTTTATATTCATCAGAGCTTTTTCCTGAGAGCTTCTCACCGTCGGTGTCATTGGAGCTGGGGTCGGTTGctcatgcagctgcagctcagtcgGTCAAACCGTTTAAATAGACGCCCACTGCGCAGGGGAGCACGCCCCTAACGGCCACGTGAGATGCTGCACTCAACAATCACAAActgcatgaataaataaaaaacacctgACTAGAGTTTACACTCATTATTTGTGACAAACACAGCATCAAGTCATCGCACTGCAGAGTTTAATGGTTGAACTGAAGGATAGGCAGCTTTTCAGACAGATCTCTGCAGATCATCCTGACAGAGGGgctgagaacgcaaatgtccgagtgagagcctctggactttctgcagccAGCTCCCCAGTAACAAGTCCACAGAATGTCCAAAGGAGCTGGTGTGAGGAAAGAGCAGACAATCCTCAGCAggattcacagcgagcgagtgggcatgttgatgaagaaaaagacGAATACatatatctcaggatgaaaaaccaATGCAATATACACAGACACTAATAAAGATGTCAAAAGTAGGTGACATGGGCAAATGCTGGTGTCTATGTGGTGATCTTCACAGCAGAATTTAATCGTTATGTATTGCCTCTGCCTGAACActagagatttctgtgttgttgtgaacggcTCAGAgctgagaatctcctgctgcactgTTGGTGTGTGATAGGCAAACTCCGCAGAAAGTTCAGACCCAATTCTGCAAACgtagttcatgtctgaaaacggcttcagAAGAAAACGCAGATATTTGTCTTCGAAAATAAAGACACGACAGCAGTAGTTCAaactaataaatgttttttattggaCAGGGATGTAATTCGACACATCTCTAATACAAACATaatgtttattgatttattgtcaaCGTGGAGGAACTTTCAACGCAAttcctttcattttcaaatattcaatTTAACTTCACCCCAGTGTGGATTCAGGGCCACATGTCAATATGCGTGAGAGCTACACCGGTATGTTATGTATCCCCAACCGGAACACGTCGTTTGTGCAAGCCCAATTGTCATTCTGGTTCTTCAGCATGAACACTTGATGGAAGGCCATTGGAGGATGATCATCTATCtgttgtaaaaaaacatgagcacaatggtgagaaaacaagctgcaaatgGGGGTGTGGTTTGACTAAACTGCCGTTTATTATGATTCACTTTGCCTGAAACCCTTTCTGCACAAAATATAATCCGGTTTACACATAAACCAGAACCAGTTTTGACAATACTGTGTAATCTTTGTTTAAATGgaaattttcatttaaatgcgCACATTTTCATGCAGAGCCGCTTCGCATTTTTAAGACTTACAATTTGACttgagacattttaaaaccaaTGTAAGTTCTGGTTTTTAGATAAATTAATTCATTGCCTTCTCTGTctgcaaataaaacatcaatctgcattaaagtacaaataaaatgtaggTTTTCCATCAGTGCAAAAAGGTGCTTTAAATTCACCAGCTTACCTGTAACTGTCCAAACACCATTATGAGGATGCAACTGTCTACTGTGGGTTGAAAATCTTGTCCTGTGATAATGTGCTTTATGTTCTTGAAAGGCAAGTTCTGTGAAGTGGAAAcaatgcagttattattatttatacctAGAAACCAAAGGTATTTGCTCtgaaagaaaaaggttaatCTAAATTTTACCTATATAATAATGAAGACACTTAAAggcacaagaaaaaaatgacacttACTATTAGTTTGTTTGCAATGGCTTCCCTCCCGAAGAAAGTTGTTCCTTCCCACGTCAGACAAGCAGTAGTAGACTAAGAGAAAAGTTTTACATCAGACAGATTTTTGTTCACAATTTGGTTTGCAGTAAATGTTCGGGACATTGCAGACATTTAGTGCAACACAGACAATACTTGAATGCTTGACAGTGAAGAAACGTACATAGAGATCACCCAGGAGCATCCTGTTGGTAGTGTCAAACTGGGTGTAGTATAATTGGACAAAGCCTTCTCCAATCCTTTGCCATAATTCTGTCTCACTAGCCATGTGTGACGCTTAAGATCTGAAAGAAGGAGCAGAGCAAACCGTTCAACGAACCCATCAAGATGAAAACTTTCTCTTATTCAAGTTTTTTTGACAACccctcagtcacacacacacactttcgtccacattttggttgatttgatttctctagtcgttttcaaacatgacctgcgggtaaagTCCGGGGAACTGAGTCTGGAGTTTACCAagtttcacacatgcaccaggcagcgggaggttctctgaaCAGAGGCGTTCTTGGTCCAAGAAACAGCAACAactcctccacattattcaggtcagagttgatgcagcagcagaggcacaAACTGCCTTGACATCTTTGTGGGTGTCTTCTGtgtatgttttttcatttttgcgtcttTCGTGTGTTAGAAGTGTCATCAACCTGCTCTCTCGCCCCtggtgaatccagcaggggATCCTCTGCTAGGaggccaggtggagaaagtACCCAGATAGAAATATAAGACATGGTCTATGCAACATCGATAAAACTCattccatccatgttttgacagaTGACACAAACAGCCAACGATAATGAGAATAGCGCTGCGCCGAACCATGGCTGGAATAGAGTTTCAGCAACGTCAGGTTAGGTGGAAGCACAGAGCGTAGGAGTAGCAGCAGGCAGCAGCCCACGTGCTAATGTTTGGGCAGCAATACCGAAGAAGACACCCCAACAGACAACGCCCAAGGCTACAAAAACGAGGGCATTGTTGAAAACAGGGTCAGAGATATTTTGGCTATTTAAAGCCTGACAAGAAACAGAGTAGCGTGCACTGCCAATTGTGTTGAAAGCATGTTCCCACAAAGAGGTAATGCCACTAATGTTTTCTACCACCAGAATCCGAAAtagtgatttgatttatatcgTGATGTATATCGATATtgactgatgtaaaaaaaattatcgTGAtaagattttttccccccacatcGCCCAGACCTACATGAGTTGTGTGCAGATCCACATAAAAATCCAGGTCTAGTGAATTCCAATGTGGTTTCATACTGCGCTGTGGGGACTTGGTGGGCGTATGTTCTTCCAATTCTATTAGTTACAGAATTATAACAGAGTAAAGCTCAGACTAAAATCTTGGCTCACTTTAATGGTATccattatataaatacaagttGCTTAATGAATGTTCACAAATCCTATTAATATGAATGTGTATTTTCCTGGCGAGCTTCCCAGTCACCATGGCGGCATTAAAAACTTTGAGATAACCATTGAAATGAGTGTTAAGAGGTTTCTGATTCGTGATTTAAACAGACCACCCTGAACTTAGACAAAACAGATCTCTAACTTATATTTTCCGCATGTACACAATCAGCTGTTCTCCTGGGTAAACAAATGGGGAAATGTATGACTCAATCACTGGATAATTTTTCAACCAAAAATTCCAAATAACTTTTGGTTACATCTGCTCTAATGGATTTTTATCGTCACTGTCATGTCGGGAAATtttaattactattattttttgtattttatattccatgtttaatgctgtttgcaccggggattagagggaaacgctatttcaattctctgtatgtcctgcacatatggcattattgataataaagttgacttgacttgaaaaaTATTACAGACGAACAGTAAAAGCAATCTGAACACACGATCTGTGTAATAGGAAAATGTAGTTGTCGAAAACCCGATGAATGGAGAAAACAATCGGCAGTGAATCTAAAgtcagctgcagctccagctttGCTCCTGCAGGTGGAGATCACGCCAAATCCCAAATACCGTTACGA from the Paralichthys olivaceus isolate ysfri-2021 chromosome 20, ASM2471397v2, whole genome shotgun sequence genome contains:
- the LOC109638802 gene encoding nuclear transport factor 2-like, whose amino-acid sequence is MASETELWQRIGEGFVQLYYTQFDTTNRMLLGDLYSTTACLTWEGTTFFGREAIANKLINLPFKNIKHIITGQDFQPTVDSCILIMVFGQLQIDDHPPMAFHQVFMLKNQNDNWACTNDVFRLGIHNIPV